One Actinoplanes missouriensis 431 DNA segment encodes these proteins:
- a CDS encoding glycosyltransferase family 2 protein, with translation MPTVNRVLSDETGAERTIAEPHARPESTRTEPSGTETTRSESAGTETDRTDPVPAEPVGNEPTVSVIVPALNEARNLPHVFARLPQVDEIVLVDGGSTDDTVAVARRLRPDIRVVRQNRRGKGNALACGFAAATGDIIVMIDADGSTDPLEIPSFVQTLLSGADFAKGSRFSATGGSADITRLRRAGNRCLSLLVNVLFGTRYSDLCYGYNAFWARHLEVFDLDHTSPAPDTADGRLWGDGFEIETLLNLRAARARLDIVEVPSFEHSRIHGVSNLNALTDGMRVLRTIAREWRPRRTARGAAVKPGPVEQKKAPVG, from the coding sequence ATGCCCACGGTCAACCGTGTGCTTTCCGACGAGACCGGCGCCGAGCGGACCATCGCCGAGCCGCATGCCAGGCCCGAGTCAACGAGAACCGAGCCATCCGGAACCGAGACCACCAGGAGTGAATCCGCCGGGACCGAGACCGATCGCACCGACCCGGTCCCGGCCGAGCCGGTCGGCAACGAACCCACGGTCAGCGTGATCGTCCCGGCGCTGAACGAGGCCCGGAACCTCCCGCACGTGTTCGCACGGCTCCCGCAGGTGGACGAGATCGTGCTCGTCGACGGCGGGTCCACGGACGACACCGTGGCCGTCGCCCGCCGGCTGCGGCCCGACATCCGCGTCGTCCGGCAGAACCGCCGAGGCAAGGGAAATGCTCTGGCCTGCGGTTTCGCTGCCGCAACGGGCGACATCATCGTCATGATCGACGCCGACGGGTCGACCGACCCGCTGGAGATCCCGAGCTTCGTGCAGACGTTGCTCTCCGGCGCCGACTTCGCGAAAGGCTCCCGGTTCTCCGCGACCGGGGGCAGTGCCGACATCACCCGGCTGCGCCGGGCCGGCAACAGGTGCCTGAGCCTGCTGGTCAACGTGCTCTTCGGCACCCGGTACAGCGACCTCTGTTACGGCTACAACGCGTTCTGGGCCCGGCACCTGGAGGTCTTCGACCTGGACCACACGTCGCCCGCGCCGGACACCGCGGACGGCCGCCTCTGGGGCGACGGGTTCGAGATCGAGACGCTGCTGAACCTGCGTGCGGCCCGGGCCCGGCTCGACATCGTCGAGGTGCCCAGCTTCGAGCACTCCCGGATCCACGGGGTGAGCAACCTCAACGCGCTCACCGACGGGATGCGGGTCCTGCGGACCATCGCCCGCGAGTGGCGGCCGCGCCGGACCGCCCGCGGCGCCGCGGTGAAGCCGGGGCCGGTCGAACAGAAGAAGGCGCCTGTCGGATGA
- a CDS encoding glycosyltransferase family 4 protein: MRILHLSNLYAPVIGGLERSIATSSEAMVRRGHEVTVLTLATPAAPHDEEINGVRVVRVRSVASTMLPRLNADPAKPFHPTLPDPLTTADIARVLRTNTFDVVHSHDWLMYSYLPLRFGRLGLPHVHTAHDFGLTCVRKTFSRNGRRCTSGPSLGRCVGCASAQYGRPRSAVLTAGLRAQHHRGIDTLTAISSSVASALNLARLPGELPVRVISSLVPDGLDTLARQTPRPDWLPDEPYLLFVGQLGPHKGIDVLFTAYRRLVSSASALHPAVPRLVCLGALRPDTPPVPPGVVVRHDVPHAQVMAAWHGAAAGVVPSLLEGMGQVAVEAMLAGAPLVASASGGLLDVVHDGVDGLLVPPGDPDLLHTALLRVLTDRDLAGRLRAAGRERGLDFTAARVVPEIEEVYRDCIANAT; encoded by the coding sequence GTGAGAATCCTGCACCTTTCCAACCTGTACGCGCCGGTCATCGGCGGGCTGGAACGGAGCATCGCGACGAGCAGCGAGGCGATGGTGCGACGCGGGCACGAGGTCACCGTGCTGACGCTGGCGACGCCTGCGGCGCCGCACGACGAGGAGATCAACGGGGTACGGGTGGTGCGCGTCCGCAGTGTCGCGAGCACGATGCTGCCCCGGCTGAACGCGGATCCCGCCAAGCCGTTCCATCCTACCCTTCCCGACCCGCTGACCACCGCGGACATCGCGCGAGTGCTCCGCACGAACACGTTCGACGTGGTGCACAGCCACGACTGGCTGATGTACAGCTACCTGCCGCTGCGGTTCGGCCGGCTCGGGCTGCCGCACGTGCACACCGCGCACGACTTCGGGCTGACCTGCGTGCGCAAGACGTTCTCCCGCAACGGGCGTCGCTGCACGTCAGGGCCGAGCCTGGGCCGCTGCGTCGGCTGCGCGAGCGCCCAGTACGGCCGGCCGCGCTCGGCGGTGCTCACCGCCGGGCTGCGGGCGCAGCACCACCGGGGGATCGACACGCTCACCGCCATCTCGTCCTCGGTCGCGTCCGCGCTGAACCTGGCCCGGCTCCCCGGTGAGCTGCCGGTACGGGTGATCTCCAGCCTGGTGCCGGACGGCCTGGACACGCTGGCCAGGCAGACGCCCCGGCCGGACTGGCTGCCGGACGAGCCCTACCTGCTCTTCGTCGGGCAACTCGGCCCGCACAAGGGCATCGACGTGCTGTTCACGGCGTATCGGCGGCTGGTGTCCTCGGCATCGGCCCTGCATCCGGCCGTGCCCCGGCTGGTCTGCCTCGGCGCGCTGCGGCCGGACACCCCGCCGGTGCCGCCCGGCGTGGTGGTCCGCCACGACGTGCCGCACGCGCAGGTCATGGCGGCCTGGCACGGCGCCGCAGCCGGCGTCGTCCCGTCCCTGCTGGAGGGGATGGGCCAGGTCGCCGTCGAGGCGATGCTGGCCGGCGCGCCGCTCGTCGCATCGGCGTCCGGCGGCCTGCTCGACGTGGTGCACGACGGGGTGGACGGGCTGCTCGTCCCGCCCGGCGACCCGGATCTGCTGCACACCGCGCTGCTGCGCGTGCTCACCGACCGTGACCTGGCCGGACGGCTGCGCGCCGCGGGCCGGGAGCGCGGGCTCGACTTCACCGCTGCCCGCGTGGTTCCCGAGATCGAGGAGGTCTACCGTGACTGCATCGCCAACGCCACCTGA
- a CDS encoding glycerophosphodiester phosphodiesterase yields MSLLPMRNKARHTARVDHPYLDAPRPLAFAHRGGAADGDENTAAAFRRAIDLGYRYVETDVHATADGVPVVIHDAALDRVAGRTGRVAEMTWADLETVRVGGAAVVPRLDDVLDAWPQVRFNVDVKSDAVVEPAVEAVRRSGALDRVLLASFSDRRLSRVRALAGPRVATSLGMGEVARLRIAATARIPLRPPVSAVAAQIPVRHGRIKVLTPRFLAYLHRVGLAVHIWTIDDPEMMNTLLDMGVDGIMTDRIDVLHDVYSARGLWSR; encoded by the coding sequence ATGAGTCTTTTACCTATGCGCAACAAAGCCCGCCATACTGCTCGCGTGGATCATCCGTACCTGGACGCGCCGCGGCCGCTGGCCTTCGCACACCGCGGTGGCGCCGCGGACGGCGACGAGAACACCGCCGCGGCCTTCCGGCGGGCGATCGATCTCGGCTATCGGTACGTGGAGACCGACGTGCACGCGACGGCGGACGGCGTACCCGTGGTGATCCACGATGCGGCGCTGGACCGGGTCGCCGGGCGCACCGGACGGGTCGCGGAGATGACCTGGGCAGACCTCGAGACGGTACGGGTCGGCGGCGCCGCCGTGGTGCCCCGGCTGGACGACGTGCTCGACGCCTGGCCGCAGGTCCGGTTCAACGTGGACGTGAAATCCGACGCGGTCGTCGAGCCGGCCGTCGAGGCGGTCCGCCGCTCCGGAGCTCTCGACCGGGTCCTGCTCGCCTCGTTCAGCGACCGCAGGCTGTCCCGGGTCCGCGCGCTCGCCGGCCCCCGGGTGGCGACCTCGCTCGGGATGGGCGAGGTGGCCCGGCTCCGGATCGCCGCGACCGCGCGGATCCCGCTGCGACCCCCGGTCTCGGCGGTGGCCGCGCAGATCCCGGTGCGGCACGGCCGGATAAAGGTGCTCACTCCGCGATTCCTCGCCTATCTGCACCGGGTGGGTCTCGCCGTGCACATCTGGACGATCGACGACCCGGAAATGATGAATACGCTGCTCGATATGGGTGTCGACGGCATCATGACCGACCGCATCGACGTGCTTCACGACGTATATTCGGCTCGCGGGCTCTGGTCCCGTTAA
- a CDS encoding lipopolysaccharide biosynthesis protein, which yields MLIRTARRLRDDSLARNSLLIMATTVVNGGLGYLYWMLAARCVPASEIGTATALISAATAVSMIAQLGAGHMFIQRLPGAGPARWSRIVSGGLIFAAAATAAAATAAALIVPRVAGNFGFLAGLPGLAALVCAAVAVTLTTLLDNVYVAHRAGHGMLVRNLAVAAGKILALLAILSLPGGGAGWAEAVLLSWTLPTLLVSVLTVIVGPGRLRPGARLRPAGIRSELPHLWTALTGHHLINLAQAGPAALLPVLVTARLGSDANAHFYLAWMTASMLFMVSPAVASALYAERTNAARAGVGRAAVVVLALVGAPALVLLAAGDAILGMFSAGYAAEGGLLLKILVVAALPDAVTNLAVAHWRSRGDFRRCRRLNAVRAGACLLLTWWLLPGLGVTGAGVAWLAGQTTSALLVAALAGRQRFGRQRLGRHGFGLRGLGPGASETTSGAVAHRRRQGTATRAVGEPVPVHLEGEKDRQRAGGKPGGFQ from the coding sequence GTGCTGATCAGGACGGCCCGGCGGCTCCGGGACGACTCGCTGGCGCGGAACAGCCTGCTCATCATGGCCACCACGGTGGTCAACGGCGGGCTCGGCTACCTCTACTGGATGCTGGCGGCCCGGTGCGTGCCCGCCTCGGAGATCGGCACGGCCACCGCGCTGATCTCGGCGGCCACCGCGGTCAGCATGATCGCGCAGCTCGGCGCCGGGCACATGTTCATCCAGCGGCTGCCCGGCGCCGGCCCGGCCCGCTGGTCACGGATCGTCAGCGGTGGCCTGATCTTCGCCGCGGCGGCCACCGCGGCGGCGGCGACCGCGGCCGCGCTGATCGTGCCGCGGGTCGCCGGGAACTTCGGCTTTCTCGCCGGGCTGCCCGGTCTGGCCGCGCTGGTCTGCGCCGCGGTCGCGGTCACGCTCACGACGTTGCTGGACAACGTCTACGTCGCGCATCGGGCCGGGCACGGCATGCTGGTCCGCAACCTGGCCGTCGCGGCCGGCAAGATCCTGGCGCTGCTGGCGATCCTGAGTCTCCCGGGCGGCGGCGCGGGCTGGGCCGAGGCCGTGCTGCTCTCCTGGACCCTGCCGACGTTGCTGGTCAGCGTCCTGACCGTGATCGTCGGGCCGGGGCGGCTGCGGCCCGGCGCACGGCTGCGACCAGCGGGAATCCGGTCCGAGCTGCCGCACCTGTGGACCGCGCTGACCGGCCATCATCTGATCAACCTGGCGCAGGCCGGCCCGGCCGCGCTGCTCCCGGTGCTGGTCACGGCCCGGCTCGGCTCGGACGCCAACGCGCACTTCTACCTGGCCTGGATGACCGCGTCGATGCTGTTCATGGTCTCGCCGGCGGTGGCGTCCGCGCTCTACGCCGAACGTACCAACGCGGCGCGGGCCGGCGTGGGACGGGCCGCCGTCGTGGTGCTGGCCCTGGTCGGCGCGCCGGCGCTGGTGCTGCTCGCGGCCGGTGACGCGATTCTCGGCATGTTCAGCGCCGGATACGCCGCCGAGGGTGGCCTGCTCCTGAAGATCCTGGTGGTGGCGGCGCTGCCGGACGCGGTCACGAATCTGGCGGTGGCGCACTGGCGGTCGCGGGGCGACTTCCGGCGCTGCCGCCGGCTCAACGCGGTCCGGGCCGGGGCGTGCCTGCTGCTCACCTGGTGGCTGCTGCCGGGGCTGGGGGTGACCGGTGCCGGCGTCGCCTGGCTGGCCGGCCAGACCACGAGCGCGCTGCTGGTCGCGGCGCTGGCCGGGCGTCAGAGGTTCGGGCGTCAGAGGCTCGGGCGTCACGGGTTCGGGCTTCGAGGGCTCGGACCAGGGGCGTCGGAGACAACCTCGGGGGCGGTGGCTCACCGGAGGCGCCAGGGGACGGCCACCCGTGCGGTTGGGGAGCCGGTGCCCGTACATCTCGAAGGTGAGAAGGACCGGCAGAGAGCCGGCGGCAAGCCGGGGGGTTTCCAGTGA
- the solA gene encoding N-methyl-L-tryptophan oxidase has product MPAYDVIVVGLGGMGSATVHQLAARGHRVLGLERFGPGHDRGASHGGSRITRQSYFEGPEYVPLLLRAYELWERLAADSGRDVITLTGGVMVGRPESRTVSGALRSARQWGLEHELLDAAELRRRFPTMAPAPDEVALYEAKAGFVRPERTVLAQLDLAERHGADLRFHEPMESWQPDTGGGVRVRTAAGEHTAGQLVITPGPWAPRLLADLGVPVNIERQVQHWFQPRGGVTPFLADRHPVYIWEPAEGSQMYGFPAIDGLDGGAKIAFFRRGSLTTPEDLDTTVHPDEAAEMARGAGGILPDLPGTWLRGEPCLYSTTPDEHFVISRHPGHDAVTVACGFSGHGFKFVPVVGEIVADLATTGTTGHAIGLFDPARFGKASA; this is encoded by the coding sequence GTGCCCGCTTACGATGTGATCGTTGTCGGTCTCGGGGGCATGGGCAGTGCCACCGTCCACCAGCTGGCGGCCCGGGGGCACCGGGTGCTCGGGCTGGAACGGTTCGGGCCGGGTCACGATCGGGGCGCCAGCCACGGCGGCTCCCGGATCACCCGGCAGTCCTACTTCGAGGGCCCGGAGTACGTTCCGTTGCTGCTCCGGGCGTACGAGTTGTGGGAGCGGCTGGCCGCCGACTCGGGCCGGGACGTGATCACGCTGACCGGCGGGGTGATGGTGGGCCGCCCGGAGTCGCGGACCGTCTCCGGCGCCCTGCGCAGCGCCCGGCAGTGGGGCCTGGAGCACGAGCTGCTCGACGCCGCCGAGCTGCGCCGCCGCTTCCCGACGATGGCTCCGGCGCCGGACGAGGTGGCGCTCTACGAGGCGAAGGCGGGGTTCGTCCGTCCCGAGCGGACCGTGCTGGCGCAGCTCGACCTGGCCGAGAGGCACGGCGCTGACCTGCGCTTCCACGAGCCGATGGAGTCGTGGCAGCCGGACACCGGCGGCGGCGTGCGGGTGCGGACGGCGGCCGGGGAGCACACCGCCGGCCAGCTGGTGATCACGCCGGGACCGTGGGCGCCCCGGCTGCTCGCCGACCTGGGGGTGCCGGTGAACATCGAGCGTCAGGTCCAGCACTGGTTCCAGCCGCGCGGCGGCGTGACGCCGTTCCTCGCCGACCGGCATCCGGTCTACATCTGGGAGCCGGCCGAGGGCAGCCAGATGTACGGGTTCCCGGCGATCGACGGGCTGGACGGCGGCGCGAAGATCGCGTTCTTCCGGCGCGGTTCGCTGACCACGCCGGAGGATCTGGACACCACGGTGCATCCGGACGAGGCCGCCGAGATGGCCCGCGGCGCCGGGGGGATCCTGCCCGATCTGCCGGGGACGTGGCTGCGCGGCGAGCCCTGCCTCTACAGCACCACGCCCGACGAGCATTTCGTGATCAGCCGGCATCCCGGGCACGACGCGGTGACGGTGGCCTGCGGGTTCTCCGGGCACGGGTTCAAGTTCGTACCGGTGGTGGGTGAGATCGTCGCGGATCTGGCGACGACCGGGACCACCGGGCACGCGATCGGGCTCTTCGATCCGGCGCGGTTCGGGAAGGCGTCCGCGTAA
- a CDS encoding GcvT family protein has translation MPGPRVVIIGAGIAGCALADELTGRGWTDVTVLEQGPLFTTGGSSSHSAGVVSAISPSRTLSRLARYTVEKYAALGCFAAVGGLELATTPERLVELHRRSGFGQAAGIGSAVIDPAACTALFPLLDPERILGGLHVPADGTVEPVRAAQVQASRAAARGARFVGNERVVEILRTGAQVAGVRSADAVYPADVVVSCAGFWGPAIGDLAGVPVPLLPMAHQFVRTTSVIGAATGGTAGLPILRHPDRGLYARAYGDRLGVGSYRHEPIPVRLEDLPGDAHPAMLPFSSDAFKKSWSAMTELIPGLQRTALEEAFDGVLAVSADGFPLLGESRALRGFWVAGAISVAHSAGAAKALAEWLVDGYPSIDLHECDLNRFDPAQLSPAYVRRRAIRGYAETTAIAHPHDPPPVRNLRLSPFHPRQAELGAVFGEAYGWERPLWYATNPPPEEIRPRDDWSARHWSPVAETEARQTRRRVALFDLTWRTRIEVTGPVSFLTALTSSDVEKPVGAVTRALLLDPAGGIRGDLVVARLAEDRFLLGAGGPLDLDLLARQAPAGVTVRDVTGGTCGVGLWGPRARELAGALALTEGEGFLGMVPATVLRLSPVGEPGWEIYTEAQYGLRLWDTIWEAGREAGLVAAGWLAYDSLRMEHGRRVWGTDMACEDDPYQVGLEALVRPGARPATLPDRRLACLRLDDTGDVPVGGEPVYAGGFAVGQVTSAGYGWTVGAPMAFAWLPSALSVPGTQVEVGYFDRRLLATVAAEPLHNPEHDRLRR, from the coding sequence ATGCCGGGACCGAGGGTCGTCATCATCGGCGCGGGCATCGCCGGTTGCGCTCTCGCCGACGAGCTGACCGGTCGCGGCTGGACCGACGTCACGGTGCTGGAGCAGGGCCCGCTGTTCACCACCGGCGGATCCAGCTCGCACTCGGCCGGCGTGGTCTCCGCGATCAGCCCGTCGCGCACCCTGTCCCGGCTGGCCCGCTACACCGTGGAGAAATACGCCGCGCTCGGCTGCTTCGCGGCGGTCGGCGGCCTGGAGCTGGCGACCACGCCGGAACGGCTCGTCGAGCTGCACCGGCGGTCCGGTTTCGGTCAGGCCGCCGGGATCGGTTCGGCGGTGATCGACCCGGCCGCCTGCACGGCGCTGTTCCCGCTGCTCGACCCCGAGCGGATCCTCGGCGGGCTGCACGTCCCGGCGGACGGCACGGTCGAGCCGGTGCGGGCCGCGCAGGTCCAGGCCTCCCGGGCCGCCGCGCGCGGCGCCCGGTTCGTCGGCAACGAGCGGGTGGTGGAGATCCTCCGCACCGGCGCCCAGGTCGCCGGGGTGCGCAGCGCGGACGCCGTGTACCCGGCCGACGTGGTGGTGAGCTGCGCGGGTTTCTGGGGCCCGGCGATCGGCGACCTGGCGGGCGTGCCGGTCCCGCTGCTGCCGATGGCACACCAGTTCGTCCGAACCACGTCCGTGATCGGTGCTGCGACCGGCGGGACGGCCGGTCTGCCGATCCTGCGGCACCCGGATCGAGGGCTCTACGCCCGTGCGTACGGCGACCGCCTCGGTGTCGGCTCCTACCGGCACGAGCCGATCCCGGTCCGGCTCGAGGACCTGCCCGGCGACGCGCACCCGGCGATGCTGCCGTTCAGCTCGGACGCCTTCAAGAAGTCCTGGTCAGCCATGACCGAACTGATCCCGGGCCTGCAGCGGACCGCGCTGGAGGAGGCCTTCGACGGCGTGCTCGCGGTGTCCGCCGACGGGTTCCCGCTGCTCGGCGAGTCACGCGCGCTGCGCGGCTTCTGGGTGGCCGGGGCGATCTCGGTGGCCCACTCGGCCGGCGCGGCGAAGGCCCTGGCCGAGTGGCTGGTCGACGGCTACCCCAGCATCGACCTGCACGAGTGCGACCTGAACCGGTTCGATCCGGCCCAGCTGTCACCCGCCTACGTGCGGCGGCGGGCGATCCGCGGTTACGCCGAGACGACGGCCATCGCGCACCCGCACGACCCGCCCCCGGTGCGCAACCTGCGGCTCAGCCCGTTCCACCCGCGCCAGGCCGAGCTGGGCGCGGTGTTCGGCGAGGCGTACGGCTGGGAGCGGCCCCTCTGGTACGCCACCAACCCGCCCCCCGAGGAGATCCGGCCGCGTGACGACTGGTCGGCGCGGCACTGGTCCCCGGTCGCCGAGACCGAGGCCCGGCAGACCCGCCGGCGCGTCGCGCTCTTCGACCTGACCTGGCGGACCAGGATCGAGGTGACCGGCCCGGTCTCCTTCCTCACCGCGCTGACCAGCAGCGACGTCGAAAAGCCGGTGGGCGCCGTGACGCGTGCCCTGCTGCTCGACCCGGCCGGCGGGATCCGTGGCGACCTGGTCGTGGCGCGGCTCGCCGAGGACCGGTTCCTGCTCGGCGCGGGCGGGCCGCTCGACCTGGACCTGCTGGCCCGGCAGGCGCCGGCCGGCGTCACGGTCCGGGACGTCACCGGCGGCACCTGCGGCGTCGGTCTCTGGGGACCGCGGGCCCGGGAGCTGGCCGGTGCGCTGGCGCTGACCGAGGGGGAGGGGTTCCTCGGCATGGTTCCGGCGACCGTGCTGCGACTCTCCCCGGTGGGCGAGCCCGGCTGGGAGATCTACACCGAGGCGCAGTACGGGCTGCGTCTCTGGGACACGATCTGGGAGGCCGGGCGGGAGGCGGGACTGGTCGCGGCGGGCTGGCTGGCCTACGACAGCCTGCGGATGGAACACGGCCGGCGCGTCTGGGGAACGGACATGGCCTGCGAGGACGACCCGTACCAGGTGGGGTTGGAAGCTCTGGTGCGGCCCGGCGCGCGGCCGGCGACGCTGCCGGACCGCCGCCTGGCCTGCCTGCGTCTCGACGACACCGGGGACGTGCCGGTGGGTGGCGAGCCGGTGTACGCCGGCGGCTTCGCGGTGGGACAGGTGACGAGCGCGGGGTACGGGTGGACGGTCGGCGCCCCGATGGCGTTCGCGTGGCTCCCGTCGGCGCTCTCCGTGCCGGGGACACAGGTGGAGGTCGGATACTTCGATCGCAGGCTTCTCGCCACCGTCGCCGCGGAGCCGCTCCACAACCCGGAGCACGACCGCTTGAGGCGTTAG
- a CDS encoding glycosyltransferase family 4 protein, translating to MRVGVVSNAYHPDIGGVETHVKRLCAGLIDAGDDVEVITQHAARSVETVDGVLVRRFPLTVPAGNYRLSLPLWRWLRIHAQEYDVLHVHSYHALAALCAALGNPGTPMVFTPHYHGTGHTRFRAALHPLYRPFGRIVLKRSSAVVCVTAAERDLLLKHFPDVADRTVVIPNGTDPRPPLPPAPPRIGVPAQVRRILCVGRLEQYKRVDRVIRAMAHLGPDHRLDVVGTGPAGAQWRQLAARLGLAGQVVFHGRLDDAAFASCLAGASAAVSASAHEAFGLSVADALAAGLPTVAAPIPAHQEVARLAGDGVWLRYADPDDEADLAAAMIEATTAGRRRPATLPTWDDVVGGIRDVYTAVTSRPATAGAVGR from the coding sequence ATGAGGGTCGGTGTCGTCTCGAACGCGTACCACCCGGACATCGGCGGGGTGGAGACCCATGTGAAGCGTCTCTGCGCCGGCCTGATCGACGCCGGCGACGACGTCGAGGTGATCACCCAGCACGCCGCCCGGTCCGTGGAGACCGTCGACGGCGTGCTGGTCCGGCGTTTCCCGCTCACCGTTCCCGCGGGCAACTACCGCCTGTCACTTCCGCTCTGGCGGTGGTTGCGCATCCATGCGCAGGAGTACGACGTCCTGCACGTCCACAGCTATCACGCGCTCGCCGCGCTCTGTGCCGCACTCGGCAACCCCGGGACACCGATGGTCTTCACGCCGCACTACCACGGGACCGGGCACACCCGGTTCCGGGCCGCGCTGCACCCGCTCTACCGCCCGTTCGGGCGCATCGTCCTGAAGCGATCCAGCGCGGTCGTCTGCGTCACCGCCGCCGAGCGTGACCTGCTGCTGAAGCACTTCCCGGACGTCGCCGACCGGACCGTGGTCATCCCGAACGGCACCGACCCGCGCCCGCCGCTGCCCCCGGCGCCACCGCGGATCGGCGTGCCGGCCCAGGTCCGCCGGATCCTCTGCGTCGGGCGGCTGGAGCAGTACAAACGGGTCGACCGGGTGATCCGGGCGATGGCGCACCTCGGCCCGGACCACCGGCTCGACGTGGTCGGCACCGGACCGGCCGGCGCGCAATGGCGTCAGCTCGCGGCCCGGCTCGGCCTCGCCGGACAGGTGGTCTTCCACGGCCGCCTCGACGACGCCGCGTTCGCGTCCTGCCTGGCCGGCGCGTCCGCCGCGGTCTCCGCCTCGGCGCACGAGGCGTTCGGGCTGTCGGTGGCCGACGCGCTCGCCGCCGGGCTGCCCACGGTCGCCGCGCCGATCCCGGCGCACCAGGAGGTGGCCCGCCTCGCCGGGGACGGCGTCTGGCTGCGATACGCCGATCCGGACGACGAGGCCGACCTGGCCGCCGCCATGATCGAGGCGACCACGGCCGGGCGTCGACGCCCGGCCACGCTCCCCACCTGGGACGACGTGGTCGGCGGGATCCGCGACGTCTACACCGCCGTGACAAGCCGACCGGCGACCGCGGGGGCCGTCGGCCGATGA